The following proteins are encoded in a genomic region of Sorangiineae bacterium MSr12523:
- a CDS encoding GGDEF domain-containing protein, translating to MIPWARMPEDDSKGGSRPRKAHLRTKPLVDNNQFREALQAELRKHSRPVLMVVAGPEVGMRLRLDRSVEVGRDPSASLPLRDESVSWRHVRFEDRGAGEWAVVDLSSTNGTLLNGERVSDSRLKPGDRIVLGKTILEFQEQDAIQQGFNAELERMLSEDELSGLWVKRRFDAQLATTVAAVDIGTVDVVSCIVMDLDGVKGINDTHGHDMGAFVIGTSGQVIGRVIAAQGFATRFGGDEFAAALPGVAKDEAVRIADNIREAIRAHVFQRNGITVHPGISLGVASLPGDATDAEGLFRAADQAMYRAKRGGKNRVAI from the coding sequence GTGATACCCTGGGCTCGCATGCCCGAAGATGACTCGAAGGGCGGTTCGAGGCCGCGCAAAGCGCATCTGCGGACCAAGCCCCTGGTCGACAACAATCAATTTCGCGAGGCGCTCCAAGCCGAGCTGCGCAAGCATTCGCGGCCCGTGCTCATGGTGGTGGCCGGGCCCGAGGTCGGCATGCGGCTTCGGCTGGACCGCTCGGTGGAGGTTGGGCGCGATCCTTCCGCGAGCCTTCCGCTGCGCGATGAAAGCGTCTCGTGGCGGCACGTCCGTTTCGAAGATCGCGGCGCGGGCGAATGGGCCGTGGTCGATCTTTCGAGCACGAACGGCACGTTGCTCAATGGCGAACGGGTGTCGGACTCGCGTCTGAAGCCGGGCGATCGCATCGTCCTCGGCAAGACGATTCTGGAATTCCAAGAGCAGGACGCCATCCAGCAAGGCTTCAACGCCGAGCTCGAGCGAATGCTGAGCGAAGACGAGTTGAGCGGTCTCTGGGTCAAGCGGCGCTTCGACGCGCAGCTGGCGACGACCGTGGCCGCGGTGGACATCGGAACCGTCGACGTGGTGAGCTGCATCGTGATGGACCTCGACGGGGTGAAGGGCATCAACGACACGCACGGCCATGATATGGGGGCCTTCGTGATTGGCACCTCGGGTCAGGTCATTGGCCGCGTGATCGCCGCGCAGGGATTCGCCACGCGCTTCGGCGGCGACGAATTCGCGGCGGCACTCCCGGGCGTGGCCAAAGACGAGGCGGTGCGCATTGCGGACAACATCCGCGAGGCGATCCGTGCGCACGTGTTCCAACGCAATGGCATCACCGTCCATCCGGGTATCAGCCTCGGCGTCGCCTCGTTGCCGGGCGATGCAACGGATGCCGAAGGTCTCTTTCGCGCTGCCGATCAGGCGATGTACCGCGCCAAGCGTGGAGGAAAGAACCGCGTGGCCATATAA
- the rsmA gene encoding 16S rRNA (adenine(1518)-N(6)/adenine(1519)-N(6))-dimethyltransferase RsmA produces MKDSRTLLRESGLAPKKSFGQNFLVDAHAVRSIACASVPDAEVGRAVVVELGAGLGALTSELAARARLLVAVERDRDLVPVLARTFGEAIERGSLELREADAKTVDLEGVFARASDGEPRVLCGNLPYQITGALIERAVQSATFIDRAVFMVQREVADRLLAAPGTKEYGALTVFTRAAFDVRKVLAVGRGSFFPAPEVTSTVVELAPCRPPRAAETNTFRALVKGAFGARRKTLRNAWSSLGSERIAAAAETSNIDLNVRGETLDVVDFARMARTLDGER; encoded by the coding sequence ATGAAAGACTCACGTACCCTGCTCCGCGAATCGGGGCTCGCACCGAAGAAGAGCTTTGGACAGAATTTCCTGGTCGACGCCCACGCCGTTCGGTCCATCGCCTGCGCGTCGGTTCCCGATGCCGAGGTTGGACGCGCCGTCGTCGTGGAATTGGGCGCCGGGCTGGGGGCCCTCACCTCCGAGCTCGCCGCCCGGGCGCGCCTTCTCGTCGCCGTCGAGCGCGACCGCGATCTCGTACCGGTGCTCGCGCGCACCTTCGGCGAGGCCATCGAACGCGGAAGCCTGGAACTGCGCGAGGCCGACGCCAAAACGGTGGATCTCGAAGGCGTCTTCGCCCGGGCCAGCGACGGCGAACCGCGCGTCCTCTGCGGGAATCTGCCGTATCAAATCACGGGTGCCCTCATCGAGCGCGCCGTGCAGAGCGCGACCTTCATCGACCGGGCCGTCTTCATGGTCCAGCGCGAGGTGGCCGATCGCTTGCTCGCGGCGCCGGGCACCAAAGAGTACGGCGCATTGACGGTGTTCACGCGCGCCGCGTTCGACGTGCGGAAGGTGCTCGCGGTGGGCCGTGGCTCCTTCTTTCCGGCCCCCGAGGTGACCAGCACCGTGGTGGAGCTCGCGCCATGCCGCCCGCCGCGCGCGGCCGAGACGAACACGTTCCGCGCCTTGGTCAAAGGCGCGTTCGGGGCGCGACGCAAGACCCTGCGCAACGCATGGAGCTCCCTCGGCAGCGAGCGCATCGCCGCCGCCGCCGAAACGTCGAACATCGACTTGAATGTGCGCGGCGAGACGCTCGACGTCGTCGATTTCGCCCGCATGGCGCGCACACTCGACGGCGAGCGCTAA
- a CDS encoding tetratricopeptide repeat protein: protein MRCPKCGHNFMVEGKKAAAARLRRAGTSTLIFGTLDDILNPQKPSPSTPPPSPSTPPPSPSTPPPRSTPPIPMRSTPPLPMMGMTAPATEADSPLKKRANTMPYAGQRKRMPSLSDEPVLEVKEADASGAEDAALLAVAEDEAILEGLDWSVDSAPPPEPSSKDTAPAEKLVEEVAPPPPESSPKEIAPEEPVEEVSAKEEPQPEPAKSESVSESESVSESESESESDSESESESESESESESESESESESEPEPEPAKEAPEVSEPEPEEPEPVAAKEPAKPEPSVSVAVKKPRRAPVWAIGLVAVAGLALEATPYGAFGRIAISDKLHADEYANLLVASAEKTRVSLGADVFPDAKAALQALTHAQQQAPRAKGLAEYVQLADAEVQLRFSTTADVDKAKSLLASGGDASEDALAVRGEMALRAQDAPAALEAFTRALAKRRTARAHFGLARAHYLANDSSELANAIDATLSASPRHVGARVLRAKAAWERQHTDAAVAEDLAAVLEGPAREAASPRELADAWALRAITEAAKGKAAEAKAALEQGAKLDPSAGDLLVAQGEIAYGEGKHAEALASFERALESEPSSAAITGAAKAKLSLDRISEAKAQLSAAGKDFPKDLRIAYWLARSDEALGNQEAAEREYLRAIGAADAKSNDAALPYAGLTRLLALKGRGKDAEAKLEEARAKLPNVGAVERGLAEGYWQRGIAQRKAGTTAESITDLKRAVELDPERGEIYADLAESYEARNDSQNAFITWQKALKINDAQPYWKYRFGRLLLERGTVGDASKHLVFAVGEANKMDPAPPWFVPAQLACAQALQKAGKFADAIEHYRRYLDLSPKAAPERKDAILALSELGAHP from the coding sequence ATGCGATGCCCGAAGTGCGGGCACAATTTCATGGTCGAAGGGAAGAAGGCCGCCGCAGCCCGGCTTCGCCGTGCGGGAACGAGCACGCTGATCTTCGGGACGCTCGATGACATTCTGAATCCGCAGAAGCCGTCCCCATCCACGCCGCCACCGTCTCCGTCCACGCCGCCGCCGTCCCCATCGACGCCGCCGCCCCGCTCCACGCCGCCGATCCCGATGCGCTCCACGCCGCCGCTCCCGATGATGGGGATGACGGCGCCCGCCACCGAAGCCGATTCGCCGTTGAAGAAGCGCGCGAACACGATGCCGTACGCGGGTCAGCGCAAGAGGATGCCCTCGCTCAGCGACGAGCCCGTCCTCGAGGTGAAGGAGGCCGACGCCTCGGGCGCCGAAGACGCCGCGCTCCTCGCCGTCGCCGAAGACGAAGCGATCCTCGAAGGTCTCGACTGGAGCGTCGACTCCGCTCCGCCTCCCGAACCGTCGTCCAAAGACACCGCACCGGCGGAAAAGCTCGTCGAAGAGGTTGCACCTCCGCCCCCCGAGTCATCGCCGAAAGAGATCGCACCGGAGGAACCGGTCGAAGAGGTCTCGGCCAAAGAGGAGCCCCAACCCGAGCCCGCGAAATCGGAGTCCGTGTCGGAATCGGAATCCGTGTCGGAGTCGGAATCGGAATCGGAATCCGACTCGGAATCGGAATCCGAGTCGGAATCGGAATCGGAATCGGAATCGGAATCCGAATCCGAGTCGGAATCCGAACCCGAACCCGAGCCCGCGAAAGAGGCCCCGGAAGTCTCCGAGCCCGAGCCGGAGGAGCCCGAGCCCGTTGCGGCGAAAGAGCCCGCGAAACCGGAACCGAGTGTCTCAGTTGCAGTAAAGAAGCCACGCCGGGCACCCGTCTGGGCCATCGGCCTCGTGGCCGTTGCGGGCCTGGCCCTCGAGGCCACGCCCTACGGAGCCTTCGGGCGCATCGCCATCTCCGACAAACTGCACGCGGACGAATACGCGAACCTCCTCGTCGCCTCCGCCGAAAAAACGCGCGTCAGCCTGGGTGCGGACGTCTTCCCGGATGCGAAGGCCGCACTCCAAGCGCTCACCCATGCCCAACAGCAGGCGCCGCGCGCAAAAGGCCTCGCCGAATACGTCCAACTCGCCGACGCCGAAGTACAACTTCGCTTCTCCACCACCGCCGACGTCGACAAAGCCAAGTCCCTTCTCGCCTCGGGCGGTGACGCCTCGGAAGACGCGCTCGCCGTGCGCGGTGAAATGGCCCTGCGCGCGCAAGATGCCCCCGCCGCGCTCGAGGCTTTTACCCGCGCCCTCGCGAAACGTCGAACCGCCCGCGCGCACTTCGGCCTGGCCCGCGCCCACTACCTCGCGAACGATTCCAGCGAGCTCGCCAACGCCATCGACGCCACACTGTCCGCCTCCCCGCGGCACGTTGGCGCTCGCGTCCTTCGCGCCAAGGCCGCGTGGGAACGCCAACACACCGACGCCGCCGTTGCGGAAGATCTCGCCGCCGTTCTCGAAGGCCCGGCCCGTGAGGCCGCATCCCCGCGCGAGCTCGCCGACGCATGGGCACTGCGCGCCATCACCGAGGCGGCCAAAGGAAAAGCCGCCGAGGCGAAGGCCGCCCTCGAGCAAGGTGCGAAGCTCGATCCGAGCGCGGGCGATTTGCTCGTGGCGCAAGGCGAAATCGCGTACGGCGAAGGCAAGCACGCCGAGGCCCTGGCCAGTTTCGAAAGGGCCCTCGAGAGCGAGCCCTCCTCGGCCGCCATCACCGGTGCAGCCAAAGCCAAGCTGTCCCTCGATCGCATCAGCGAGGCGAAGGCGCAGCTCTCGGCCGCCGGCAAAGATTTCCCGAAGGACCTGCGCATTGCGTACTGGCTCGCCCGCAGCGACGAAGCACTCGGCAACCAGGAGGCCGCCGAACGCGAATACCTTCGCGCCATCGGCGCGGCCGATGCCAAATCCAACGACGCGGCCTTGCCCTATGCTGGATTAACCCGGCTTCTCGCGCTCAAAGGCCGCGGCAAGGACGCCGAGGCCAAGCTCGAGGAAGCGCGCGCCAAGCTTCCCAACGTCGGAGCCGTCGAGCGCGGCCTCGCGGAAGGCTATTGGCAGCGTGGCATTGCCCAACGCAAAGCCGGCACCACCGCCGAGTCCATCACCGATCTCAAACGCGCCGTGGAGCTCGATCCTGAGCGCGGCGAGATTTACGCCGACCTGGCCGAGAGCTACGAGGCGCGCAACGATTCGCAGAACGCCTTCATCACGTGGCAGAAGGCCCTGAAGATCAACGACGCGCAGCCTTATTGGAAATACCGATTTGGCCGTCTCCTCCTCGAGCGCGGCACCGTGGGCGACGCTTCGAAGCACCTCGTCTTCGCCGTCGGCGAGGCGAACAAAATGGATCCGGCCCCGCCGTGGTTCGTTCCCGCCCAGCTGGCATGCGCGCAGGCCCTGCAAAAAGCCGGCAAGTTCGCCGACGCCATCGAGCATTACCGGCGTTACCTCGACTTGTCGCCGAAGGCTGCCCCAGAGCGCAAAGACGCCATCCTCGCCCTCTCCGAGTTGGGCGCGCACCCCTAG
- a CDS encoding DUF58 domain-containing protein: protein MRLHPTRATFHVALAGAAVASMGVALRLGAVVAFGGAMILAVAVGRAFALAAVTRLRAAGFEMVWSTTKRVLRVARGETVTFGAELRNRSSDEMRGISVRAIASSMLDATVEPETVDLLPNSRLEVKVSIHAKRVGRWGVHGMALEVRGTPAGGEALYEVPLMFANPFGIEVFPRSLHALVTSPRGGRSRRAAEAGRAAPALGEGDEIRELRDHVPGDPFKRIAWKASARRGRLIVRDMEREERDVVWLVLDASVELWAGPEGRAPLDDMVDEVAALAARHLARGDRVGLAVLASRPRTWLSPASGAPHAVKIAAALASAASMIDVDRCELDEWEIAQRVSEHARPLDPRGLQDIPKSNLDLLAARAQALRARAPFAPRIPHAPTTREQQLRHYIAAFGIEVPPRVEGEREKTHATMAGALDMIFNDKKARASVLYVFSPAPAPTSEILTVLRRLRARRVDVRWSLPPFERAVPAPVDREGIPTRLHEVVEEAVWLRAIAARARAEKILRRLGVRPRVTERRIAG from the coding sequence GTGCGACTGCACCCGACCCGTGCGACCTTTCACGTAGCCCTTGCCGGCGCGGCGGTCGCGTCCATGGGCGTGGCGCTGCGGCTCGGGGCGGTGGTCGCGTTCGGTGGCGCGATGATCCTTGCGGTGGCCGTTGGGCGCGCCTTTGCGCTCGCGGCCGTCACGCGCCTCCGTGCGGCGGGCTTCGAAATGGTGTGGAGCACCACGAAGCGCGTTCTGCGGGTCGCGCGCGGCGAGACGGTGACGTTCGGCGCGGAGCTTCGCAATCGCAGCAGCGACGAGATGCGCGGCATCTCGGTGCGGGCCATCGCATCGAGCATGCTCGACGCCACCGTGGAACCGGAAACGGTGGACCTTTTGCCAAACTCGCGGCTCGAGGTGAAGGTCTCCATCCACGCGAAACGCGTGGGCCGGTGGGGGGTGCACGGCATGGCCCTCGAGGTCCGGGGCACGCCGGCGGGCGGCGAGGCGCTCTACGAGGTGCCGCTCATGTTCGCCAATCCATTCGGCATCGAGGTGTTTCCTCGGTCGCTGCACGCGCTGGTCACTTCACCGCGCGGCGGACGCTCCCGGCGCGCGGCCGAGGCGGGGCGTGCGGCACCGGCCCTCGGCGAGGGCGATGAGATCCGCGAGCTGCGAGACCACGTGCCGGGCGATCCCTTCAAGCGCATCGCATGGAAGGCCAGCGCCCGGCGCGGCCGCCTCATCGTGCGCGACATGGAGCGCGAGGAGCGCGACGTGGTGTGGCTCGTGCTCGATGCCTCGGTGGAGCTCTGGGCTGGCCCCGAAGGCCGCGCCCCCCTCGATGACATGGTCGACGAAGTGGCGGCGCTGGCGGCGCGTCATCTGGCCCGCGGAGATCGGGTGGGCCTCGCGGTGTTGGCGTCGCGCCCGCGGACCTGGCTTTCGCCGGCCAGCGGCGCGCCCCACGCGGTGAAGATCGCGGCGGCGCTGGCCAGCGCGGCGAGCATGATCGACGTGGACCGCTGCGAGCTCGACGAGTGGGAAATCGCGCAGCGCGTGTCCGAGCATGCGCGGCCGCTCGATCCGCGCGGGCTGCAGGACATCCCCAAGTCGAACCTGGATTTGCTCGCGGCAAGGGCGCAGGCGCTGCGTGCACGCGCCCCCTTCGCGCCGCGCATTCCCCACGCGCCGACCACGCGGGAGCAGCAGCTTCGGCATTACATCGCGGCCTTCGGCATCGAAGTGCCGCCGCGGGTCGAGGGTGAACGCGAGAAGACACACGCGACCATGGCCGGCGCCCTCGATATGATCTTCAATGACAAGAAGGCCCGGGCGAGCGTGCTTTACGTCTTCTCGCCGGCACCGGCGCCCACGAGCGAGATCCTCACCGTGCTTCGCCGCCTGCGCGCGCGGCGGGTGGACGTGCGCTGGTCGCTGCCGCCGTTCGAGCGCGCGGTGCCGGCGCCCGTGGATCGCGAGGGCATACCGACACGCCTGCACGAGGTGGTGGAAGAAGCCGTGTGGCTTCGTGCGATCGCCGCACGGGCACGCGCGGAGAAGATCCTGCGGCGCCTTGGCGTGCGTCCGCGGGTCACGGAGCGACGGATCGCCGGATGA
- a CDS encoding DMT family transporter: MALSATLFAAMYFFAHLASTGRNVPWTLVAATRAAMGALVAIAVAKMRGVPFVAKSTPKMWMRSAFGTVSMLCTFYATGTPDLALGDAITLVNLAPVMLAFLAPLMLGERSGRRMAVAIPLSLAGVICIVRPAFIFGHEVANAKMLIPASVAIAGSFFGSIAMIMLRQVSDRESPEAIATHFSLTAAVAMLLLSIPGMWESGTLPGVVDFGIMVVAGLCAGFAQLAMTRAYALELAARVSPFSYLQVVVGALLGAFALSQWPDRLAIVGMLLVIAGGVFVSIVSLREQRRRAT; this comes from the coding sequence ATGGCGCTGAGCGCGACCCTCTTCGCCGCAATGTACTTCTTCGCGCACCTGGCCAGCACGGGTCGCAACGTCCCATGGACCTTGGTCGCCGCCACCCGCGCCGCCATGGGAGCACTCGTGGCCATTGCGGTGGCCAAGATGCGCGGCGTTCCCTTCGTGGCCAAAAGCACACCGAAGATGTGGATGCGCAGTGCCTTCGGCACCGTCTCGATGCTCTGCACCTTCTATGCGACCGGCACCCCCGATCTGGCTCTGGGCGATGCCATCACCTTGGTGAACCTCGCGCCGGTGATGCTCGCGTTTCTTGCGCCCTTGATGCTGGGAGAGCGCTCGGGGCGCCGCATGGCAGTTGCCATTCCGTTGTCGCTCGCTGGCGTCATTTGCATCGTCCGGCCAGCGTTCATTTTTGGCCACGAGGTGGCGAACGCCAAAATGCTCATTCCGGCGTCCGTCGCCATTGCGGGCTCCTTTTTCGGCAGCATCGCCATGATCATGCTGCGTCAGGTGAGCGATCGCGAATCACCGGAGGCGATTGCCACACATTTTTCCCTGACCGCCGCAGTTGCCATGCTGCTCCTCTCCATTCCGGGCATGTGGGAATCAGGTACCCTGCCGGGCGTTGTGGATTTCGGCATCATGGTGGTTGCCGGACTCTGTGCTGGGTTTGCGCAACTGGCGATGACCCGCGCGTATGCCCTGGAATTGGCCGCCCGGGTGAGCCCGTTCAGTTATTTGCAAGTCGTGGTCGGCGCGCTCTTGGGAGCGTTCGCCTTATCTCAATGGCCGGATCGGCTAGCAATCGTCGGCATGCTGTTGGTCATTGCGGGCGGCGTATTCGTGAGCATCGTAAGCCTTCGCGAACAGCGACGAAGGGCCACGTAG
- the uvrA gene encoding excinuclease ABC subunit UvrA → MDRLVVVGARQHNLKNVDLSLPRGKLVVFTGPSGSGKSSLAFDTIYAEGQRRYVESLSAYARQFLEQLAKPDVQRIDGLSPAIAIEQRPLAKSPRSTVGTVTEIADYLRLLFARVGVPHCPNCGKRIEAQTVQQIVDHVLALTDGTRLSILAPIVRGRRGELKLELERLRREGFVRVRIDDSVVDLGDEIQLDGRKAHDLDVVVDRIVLKEGLKGRLTDSVELALKLGDGRLLVAVEGQEPFWLSERFACVDCGISLPPIEPRIFSFNGPHGACPACDGLGARVVVDPERVIGDPKRTLREGVVLAWGRRGSVSLATEVARAVEALSVDPDVPWGKMREAQRKAILFGLGTEAEPPPDGAKKKRGKKKNYEGIVPRLTALQMADGENGEDFNDDDPDASEGAIGEDELGRFLATRTCDACHGRRLRPEALAVKLGGKDISELGTMPLRHLGAFLDELKAENGAGEDLAARERAIAEPLINAVTARLGFLVDVGLDYLSLDRSAQTLSSGEGQRIRLATQIGAALVGVMYVLDEPSVGLHARDNARLIEAQARLRDLGNTVLVVEHDREAILAADHVVDMGPGAGVHGGRVISQGTPAEVMADPASLTGPYLSGERTLPIMRDRRVSGRGEVRVVGARAHNLRNVTAEIPIGLLTCITGVSGSGKSSLIVDTLLPAARSKLYMATAPVGECDGVEGLEQIDKVISIDQAPLGRTPRSNPATYTGVFAQLRELYANLPDARARGYKPGRFSFNVKGGRCEACQGDGLLRVEMHFLPDIFVTCDTCGGKRYNRETLEIHYRGLSIADSLELTVEQASQTFDAIPRVYERLEALRKVGLGYLTLGQSATTLSGGEAQRVKLARELARKATGRTLYVLDEPTTGLHFSDIEVLLSALFDLRDQGNTIVIIEHNLDVVACADWVVDLGPEGGEGGGKIVAVGTPEQVAKSGIAHTSHYLREVLDRASDTQPKSKRIKSAG, encoded by the coding sequence ATGGATCGTCTCGTCGTCGTCGGCGCGCGACAACACAATCTGAAGAACGTCGATTTGTCGCTTCCCCGCGGCAAATTGGTGGTTTTTACCGGCCCGAGTGGCTCGGGTAAGTCCTCGCTGGCGTTCGATACGATCTACGCGGAAGGCCAGCGGCGTTACGTCGAGTCGCTGAGCGCCTATGCGCGCCAGTTCCTCGAGCAGCTCGCCAAACCGGACGTGCAACGCATCGACGGCCTGTCGCCCGCCATCGCGATCGAGCAGCGCCCGCTGGCCAAATCGCCGCGGTCGACCGTCGGTACGGTCACGGAAATCGCGGATTACCTGAGGCTACTTTTTGCCCGAGTGGGCGTGCCTCACTGTCCCAATTGCGGAAAGCGCATCGAGGCGCAGACGGTCCAACAGATCGTCGATCATGTTTTGGCGCTGACCGATGGGACGCGGCTCTCGATCCTCGCGCCCATCGTGCGCGGGCGGCGCGGAGAGCTGAAACTCGAGCTCGAGCGCCTGCGTCGCGAAGGTTTCGTGCGCGTCCGCATCGACGATTCGGTGGTCGACCTCGGGGACGAGATCCAGCTCGATGGGCGCAAAGCGCACGACTTGGACGTGGTCGTCGACCGCATCGTCCTCAAGGAAGGACTCAAAGGTCGTCTAACCGACAGCGTGGAGCTTGCACTCAAGTTGGGTGACGGACGACTGCTCGTCGCGGTGGAGGGCCAGGAGCCGTTCTGGCTTTCGGAGCGATTCGCCTGCGTCGATTGCGGGATTTCGTTGCCGCCCATCGAACCGCGGATTTTCTCCTTCAACGGCCCCCACGGTGCCTGTCCCGCGTGCGATGGATTGGGGGCGCGCGTGGTGGTGGATCCCGAGCGCGTGATTGGCGATCCAAAGCGCACCTTGCGCGAGGGCGTGGTGCTCGCGTGGGGCCGGCGCGGATCCGTGTCGTTGGCCACGGAGGTGGCGCGGGCGGTCGAAGCGCTGAGTGTCGATCCCGACGTGCCGTGGGGGAAGATGCGCGAGGCGCAGCGGAAAGCGATTCTGTTCGGGCTGGGCACCGAGGCGGAGCCCCCGCCCGATGGCGCGAAAAAGAAGCGCGGGAAGAAGAAGAATTACGAGGGAATCGTGCCGCGGCTCACCGCACTGCAGATGGCGGACGGCGAGAACGGCGAGGACTTCAACGACGACGATCCCGATGCCAGCGAGGGCGCGATTGGGGAAGACGAGCTCGGGCGATTCCTGGCCACGCGCACGTGCGACGCGTGCCATGGGCGACGGCTTCGACCCGAGGCGCTCGCCGTGAAGCTCGGTGGAAAGGACATCTCGGAGCTTGGCACGATGCCCTTGCGGCATCTCGGCGCCTTCTTGGATGAATTGAAGGCCGAGAACGGCGCCGGGGAGGACTTGGCCGCACGCGAGCGCGCGATTGCCGAACCGCTCATCAATGCGGTGACGGCGCGTCTCGGGTTTCTCGTCGACGTGGGGCTCGACTACCTCTCGCTCGATCGAAGCGCGCAGACGCTCTCCAGCGGCGAGGGCCAGCGCATTCGCCTGGCCACGCAGATTGGCGCGGCGCTCGTCGGCGTCATGTACGTCCTCGACGAGCCGTCCGTCGGACTTCACGCGCGCGACAATGCGCGCCTCATCGAGGCGCAGGCGCGTCTGCGCGATCTGGGCAACACCGTGCTCGTCGTCGAGCACGATCGCGAGGCCATCCTCGCGGCCGACCACGTCGTGGACATGGGCCCCGGTGCGGGCGTGCATGGCGGAAGGGTCATCAGCCAAGGCACACCGGCCGAGGTCATGGCCGATCCGGCGTCGCTCACCGGGCCGTACCTCTCGGGCGAGCGCACGCTCCCCATCATGCGCGATCGGCGCGTGTCCGGCCGCGGCGAGGTGCGCGTCGTCGGGGCGCGCGCGCACAACCTGCGGAACGTCACGGCGGAGATCCCCATTGGCCTTTTGACGTGCATCACCGGCGTCTCGGGCAGTGGGAAGTCCAGCTTGATCGTGGACACCTTGCTGCCCGCCGCGCGGAGCAAACTGTATATGGCCACCGCGCCCGTGGGCGAGTGCGACGGCGTCGAGGGGCTCGAGCAGATCGACAAAGTCATCTCCATCGACCAAGCCCCGCTCGGCCGCACGCCTCGGTCCAACCCGGCCACGTACACCGGCGTGTTCGCGCAACTGCGCGAGCTCTACGCGAACCTTCCCGATGCGCGGGCGCGCGGGTACAAGCCGGGGCGATTCTCCTTCAACGTCAAAGGCGGCCGCTGCGAAGCGTGCCAGGGCGACGGCCTTTTGCGCGTCGAGATGCACTTCCTGCCGGACATCTTCGTCACCTGCGACACGTGCGGCGGCAAGCGGTACAACCGGGAAACCCTGGAGATTCACTACCGCGGACTCTCCATCGCGGACTCCCTCGAGCTCACCGTCGAGCAGGCGAGCCAGACCTTCGACGCCATCCCGCGCGTCTACGAGCGGCTCGAGGCTCTGCGCAAAGTCGGACTCGGGTACCTCACCTTGGGGCAATCGGCAACGACGCTCTCGGGCGGTGAGGCGCAGCGCGTGAAGCTCGCGCGCGAGCTTGCGCGCAAGGCCACGGGGCGCACGCTCTACGTGCTCGACGAGCCCACCACCGGGCTTCACTTCTCGGACATCGAGGTCCTGCTCAGCGCCCTCTTCGATCTGCGCGACCAGGGCAACACCATCGTCATCATCGAGCACAACCTCGATGTCGTGGCCTGCGCGGATTGGGTCGTGGACCTGGGTCCCGAGGGCGGCGAAGGCGGCGGCAAGATCGTCGCCGTGGGCACGCCAGAGCAAGTCGCCAAGAGCGGCATCGCGCACACGAGCCACTACCTGCGCGAGGTGCTCGATCGGGCCAGCGACACGCAGCCCAAATCGAAGCGCATCAAGTCCGCCGGGTAG
- a CDS encoding S1 family peptidase: MWFACVACGSSKEMRASPPRDDAGGAPLALAVESSSPVSGAPSRGRDPAVLALGIAGERLCTGTALGSNLVLTARACVADRDPSSLLLYGGEDPAAQQLLARGRELVVNAAEDAKLALLILDRDLPDTTPVPVREEPPQRTERIRTVSFGQRSTNEPLVKLAREHVAVTDVVEDRFLVAEATCQGDAGGVALDEGTGEVVGIVTQGGNPCDAPAEYARIDIQRSLVEEAMALAKQMRQDDLDAADAGRPRAKSPKKSRPGTDVGQPCQSAFECTTGMCVRDEDQAYCTRSCGSGDRCLAGFRCKEATSVKACIMTL; this comes from the coding sequence ATGTGGTTCGCATGCGTCGCGTGCGGCTCCAGCAAAGAAATGCGCGCCTCACCCCCGCGGGACGACGCGGGAGGCGCACCGCTCGCGCTCGCCGTGGAGTCTTCCTCCCCCGTGTCGGGGGCACCAAGTCGCGGGCGCGATCCCGCGGTGCTCGCCCTCGGCATCGCAGGCGAGCGGCTTTGCACGGGTACCGCCCTCGGCTCCAACCTCGTTCTTACGGCCCGCGCCTGCGTCGCCGACCGCGATCCATCGTCCCTCCTTCTTTATGGCGGAGAGGATCCTGCCGCGCAGCAGCTTCTCGCCCGCGGTCGCGAGCTCGTTGTGAACGCGGCGGAAGACGCCAAACTGGCGCTCCTCATCCTGGACCGGGACCTTCCCGATACGACGCCGGTTCCCGTTCGCGAAGAGCCCCCGCAACGCACCGAGCGCATTCGCACCGTGTCGTTTGGCCAGCGTTCGACGAACGAGCCCTTGGTCAAGCTCGCGCGCGAGCACGTCGCCGTGACGGACGTCGTGGAGGATCGCTTTCTCGTGGCGGAGGCCACCTGCCAAGGCGACGCGGGCGGCGTCGCCCTCGACGAGGGCACGGGCGAAGTCGTCGGCATCGTGACGCAGGGCGGCAATCCGTGCGATGCACCCGCCGAATACGCGCGCATCGACATCCAACGCAGCCTGGTCGAAGAGGCCATGGCGCTTGCCAAACAGATGCGCCAAGACGATCTCGACGCCGCCGACGCAGGCCGTCCACGGGCCAAGAGCCCGAAGAAGTCGAGGCCCGGCACCGACGTTGGCCAGCCTTGCCAATCCGCCTTCGAATGCACCACGGGCATGTGCGTCCGCGACGAAGATCAGGCTTATTGCACACGCTCCTGCGGCAGCGGTGACCGCTGCCTCGCGGGTTTTCGTTGCAAAGAAGCAACCAGCGTCAAGGCCTGCATCATGACGCTCTAA